AAGGCAGGATTAATTTACAAGCACTGCCCCTCAATAGATGTGGTGAACGAGATTGCCGAACAGCGTCACTACAAGAACAGGGATATAGTTAAGTTGAACAAAGACACATTCCAAGGTGGCGAAAGAGCACTTTGGTCTCAGTTGGAGAAATTCTTCCATGAGCATTTACATGAAGACGAGGAAATCAGGTACGTTTTGGGCGGTGAAGGATACTTTGATGTAAGAAGCAAGGATGATGAGTGGGTTCGGATTCTAGTCCAAGTTGGAGATTTGTTGATACTACCTCCTGGAATATACCATCGGTTCACATTGACTGAGAAAATGGACATCCAGGCATTACGGTTGTTCAAGGATGAGCCTAAATGGACCGCCATTCCTAGAGGGGAGAATGCCGGTGACCTTTCGTTGAAAAGGGAAGAGTATCTCTCCTTCTTAAAAGTTTAGCTCCTTTCATCTCACTAGCTTCTATACATATCCAAATATTCTTTTATACTCgattcaaatttatttatGCTGTAATCCGACAACGCTGGCAGGAATAACTCCCCCCCTTTTCGAACAGTTTCTTTGTAATGTCACTTCCAGCTGTGAATGAAACTATCCTAAAAATGCTACGTTTCTTCTCTTGGTAGCAATAACACCGATTAAAAAGCTGTTGGTCCTGAGATATCATCTACGATtaacgaaaaaaaaaaaaaaagaattcagattttattttttttgctttacACTAtatacatttttttcctcctcttgtttctttctagTTATAGTTATGCAATTGTTGAACGGAAATTTTTGTAGAGGAAAATTGTTAGCGCCTAAAGATTATGTATATCGTTTTGTATTCATCTATTCCTATACCTTCTTGATACCATCGTACCATATCTTGCAAAGGTACCATTTTTGTGTATAATTACAAGATGCTGTCATTGTACATCCGTCCACGGCTCCACCCATACATTACACCATCGATTGTGACCCCAACGCGTACCCTCCTTTATAAGCGGACAACGAAAATCAAACGAACTCCAACACCGGATCTCAACTTGAATGCCAAACTGGATGACCCCCTGGCCGATAATAAATACTATAAACGAACACCAAACATCTTGCGTCCGCATATGCGTTCGATGTTACTACACCCTGGTAAATTTGTTCTCTCCGTTGCTGTTTTACAACAGATTTTTACCATTGTACCCTTCTTATTCTTGTGGAAAGGTTATTACAATGGGTGGTTCCATGTACCATTTGAAATGCCAGAACAACTAATCGAACATGCCAGGGGGATGATGGAGAAAGGCCTGACTCAATGGGATCCTCAAATGGGGGACCGGGACACTGCCATTGAAACAGGTGCTACCGCCTATGCTACCGTGCGTGCATTGACCCCCTTAATATGGGTCAGTGCTATTTTAGGTGCGCCTTTTTTCGAAGTGAGGGCAAGAGCCTTATTTAACAAGCTGttgaaattcttcaagagaaacaatAACAAGAAGCAATAGAACAGAAATAACGTGCATCACCAGGGGAAGTCAACTCTTGATACAAAattttttatatacatATTATATCACATTGAATATATAGCTACACACGTCATCTTGTACATAGACCATGAATACAGCGCCTAGCAATTTCTTTACCATGGGCCCCTATAGGGCACGGAAGGACAGCAAGAGGGTCTCGTTAAGTGCGAGGTATGAAGTCTTGGGATATATTGCAGCTGGTACGTATGGTAAAGTCTACAAGGCCGTTGGGAAGACGGGGGAGAACAAGGGACATGTTTTTGCCATCAAGAAGTTCAAGAGTGATACCAAGGACAGCAGTGGGATTGGGGAGTATACTGGTCTATCGCAAAGTGCCGTTCGGGAAATCTCGTTGTGTAGGGAGGTATCACACGAGAACATCACACGGTTGGCGGAAGTTATCCTTGAGGGGAGGAGTGTCTGTcttgtatttgattttgccGAACATGATTTGCTACAAATCATCCACTGCCACGCACATGCACAATCACCATTGAGTGTTTTGACACTCAAGAGTACAATGTACCAGATATTAAAAGGAGTTGCCTATTTACATGGCCAATGGATTGTTCATCGAGATTTAAAACCTGCAAATATTATGGTTACCCGGGACGGGATTGTCAAGATTGGCGATTTAGGGTTGGCCAGGAGTTTCAGAACCCCTGTGAATCCTCTCTACAATGGGGACAAGGTTGTAGTTACCATCTGGTACAGGGCGCCCGAGTTGCTATTAGGTGCTAGGCATTATACACCTGCAGTTGATATTTGGAGTGTCGGGTGTATATTTGGCGAGTTGTTGAGTTTGAGACCTTTATTCAAGGGCGAAGAGGCCAAAATGGACAACACCAAGAAACACAACCAACCTCCATTCCAGGAGAATCAATTACTCAAAATCTTGCAGATTCTAGGCACACCAACATTGAAGGATTGGCCAACATTGGCCGACTATCCTGAATACCCGCATTTGCAAAGGTTTACAACGTTCCCTCAAAATCTCCACACATGGTATGCCACGCATAACAGTGGCAATTCCAACGAATGTCTTCACTTATTGGAGGGACTATTGGTGTATGATCCTGGAGAGCGGTTTAGCGCCATCGATGCCTTAAAACATCAGTGGTTTCAACATGAGCCTAAACCTACAAAGAATATCCTATTACATTCACGTATACAGTATCCAAGGAGAAAGATACATAGAGGAGGGGCGTCCGATCTCAATGGGTAGCACCGTCTCTTGCACAGTTATCCCCTAATGTGATGTCCTTGATGATTTCCTCTGCCAACTCAACTGGCGTTTTACCTTCGCATTTCACGTTTACAACATTTGCCTCTCCTTTAACCCCGGGCTCAAAAGTATCGTATTGGGACCGCAGCATATCCGGCTTGAAGAAATGCTGCCGTGCCCTCATTTGTTGGAGGACGTTCTCGTAGGTGTTGTTGAGCAAGTACATCCGTAAAGGATACCATCCTTCACTTCCGATCTTTGAGTTCAAATAGTCCCGGTACACGCGGCGCAGCATCGAGCACGTGACCACCACGTAGGAATGTGTTGCTGCGCCACGCACGCTTTCTTTAGAGAGACGTTCTAACCACGGCCATCTGTCAACGTCCATTAACGGAATCCCGGCACTCATTTTTGCAATATTCTCCTCGCTGTGGAGGTTGTCTCCCTCGATAAAACAGACACTGTCCCCCCGTTCCCTAAGGAGACGGGCCAATTCTTGTCCAACGGTCGTCTTCCCCGTCCCTGAGGGTCCGCCCACTATGATGACTGGCATTGTATGTATGTTTATGTATGTTTATGTATGTAGCTATGTGGTGTGGCCGGTGATGAGGTCCAACAACGCAACAACAAAGGACAAGGTGTTGGACAATTGACTAGACGAGTATCCTATTTGGTGCAATGGGTAGATTGGTAGGCGTTTAGGGGGGGGAGAAACATTGGAGTGTATTTTTCTCacattattttttttttttgtctaGTTAGTTTCGGGACTCTGTATATAGTGGTTGAGGAAATTCGCTAAAAATAAGCATGTGTGAGTTTTGTAGGATGGATCTTATAAGTGTGTTTTAGGTATGTGTATATACAAGAGATACAATCTAGTCATAGAACTTTCCATCTACATCTGCatctctttctctctctctctctctctctatTTTGTTTGCTGTCTATACGTAAAAGcatatacacatatatctggatatatatacaattgatgatattgaaaccTGTTGCAGTTTCCTAGAATAAGTGATGACTACTATTGACACTGTTGACACATCTGTGTTATTTGAAAAGGCGCTGCATGCATGGACAACTCTAGATCTACCTCGGTTACAACGTGAACTGGATGATAAGGTTGTTGATATCAGAGAGTCGCAGAACGAGTCGCTGCTAGACCGGAAGAAGTTGGCGACAAAGACAAAGGAGTTCAAAAAGCTGgaagatgaggaaaaaatagGAGAGATCAATCCATTATTGAAGTTGTACCAGAATCAAATCGATTCtttgaacaagaagaacaagaatGTTGAGTCTTTGCTattcaaaatatacaaGTTGATTGCCGATGCGCCGGATCCTAAGACATTACTCAAGATTGGCATGAATTCGATCGTTGAGGCGCAGAAGATGGACGACATCATCAGAGAGAAGCAATTGTTGGAGGAGAAGTTAATGAAGTATGCGGACTATGATCAGATAAAGACCCAGCTATTTAACTcgcagaagaagatggaCGATTTAATGGAATTGCAACTAAAGGCAAAGGATAACGAGTGGAGCTCCATATTAGAcgagaaggagaaaaattggaataaaaatgaatttGAGCTAAATGAGAAACTGGAGAAACTCAACACCAAAATTGTCGAGTTGGAGACAAATgagaagatgttgaaactgAAACTCAAGAAACGGTCCAAtgtctttgaagatgaggaCGATGAAGACGATCGGAGAGAAGAGG
The Pichia kudriavzevii chromosome 2, complete sequence DNA segment above includes these coding regions:
- a CDS encoding uncharacterized protein (PKUD0B09540; similar to Saccharomyces cerevisiae YPL041C; ancestral locus Anc_8.489) produces the protein MLSLYIRPRLHPYITPSIVTPTRTLLYKRTTKIKRTPTPDLNLNAKLDDPLADNKYYKRTPNILRPHMRSMLLHPGKFVLSVAVLQQIFTIVPFLFLWKGYYNGWFHVPFEMPEQLIEHARGMMEKGLTQWDPQMGDRDTAIETGATAYATVRALTPLIWVSAILGAPFFEVRARALFNKLLKFFKRNNNKKQ
- a CDS encoding uncharacterized protein (PKUD0B09560; similar to Saccharomyces cerevisiae YDR248C; ancestral locus Anc_8.478), which produces MPVIIVGGPSGTGKTTVGQELARLLRERGDSVCFIEGDNLHSEENIAKMSAGIPLMDVDRWPWLERLSKESVRGAATHSYVVVTCSMLRRVYRDYLNSKIGSEGWYPLRMYLLNNTYENVLQQMRARQHFFKPDMLRSQYDTFEPGVKGEANVVNVKCEGKTPVELAEEIIKDITLGDNCARDGATH
- a CDS encoding uncharacterized protein (PKUD0B09550; similar to Saccharomyces cerevisiae YPL042C (SSN3); ancestral locus Anc_8.490), which gives rise to MNTAPSNFFTMGPYRARKDSKRVSLSARYEVLGYIAAGTYGKVYKAVGKTGENKGHVFAIKKFKSDTKDSSGIGEYTGLSQSAVREISLCREVSHENITRLAEVILEGRSVCLVFDFAEHDLLQIIHCHAHAQSPLSVLTLKSTMYQILKGVAYLHGQWIVHRDLKPANIMVTRDGIVKIGDLGLARSFRTPVNPLYNGDKVVVTIWYRAPELLLGARHYTPAVDIWSVGCIFGELLSLRPLFKGEEAKMDNTKKHNQPPFQENQLLKILQILGTPTLKDWPTLADYPEYPHLQRFTTFPQNLHTWYATHNSGNSNECLHLLEGLLVYDPGERFSAIDALKHQWFQHEPKPTKNILLHSRIQYPRRKIHRGGASDLNG
- a CDS encoding uncharacterized protein (PKUD0B09530; similar to Saccharomyces cerevisiae YMR009W (ADI1); ancestral locus Anc_7.113), whose product is MKAYYYDNVEGNMTAPHNSGRQVDLETLEKAGLIYKHCPSIDVVNEIAEQRHYKNRDIVKLNKDTFQGGERALWSQLEKFFHEHLHEDEEIRYVLGGEGYFDVRSKDDEWVRILVQVGDLLILPPGIYHRFTLTEKMDIQALRLFKDEPKWTAIPRGENAGDLSLKREEYLSFLKV